The Flavobacterium johnsoniae genomic sequence TTTCAAAAGGAACCCGATGAAGAATACTTCTTCCGAGAGTGACTTCATCTGCATATTCAAGTTCGTCACCAACAGATATTCCTCTTGCAATTGTTGAAATAATAATTTCAGAATCTGCAATTTGTTTATAGATATAAAAATTGGTTGTATCGCCCTCCATTGTAGAGCTTAGCGCAAAAATAATTTCAACCACTTTTCCAGATTTAACTTTATCTACTAAACTTGAAATATTTAATTGATTTGGCCCTACACCTTCGATAGGCGAAATTTTACCGCCTAGAACATGATAAATACCTTTATATTGACCTGTATTTTCGATTGCCATTACATCTCGAACATCCTCAACAATACATATCGTTTCGTGATTTCGTGCAATATTGGCACATATTTCGCAAATTTTAGTATCCGAAATATTATGGCAGTTTTCGCAAAACTTAATATCCTCACGCATATTAATTAACGCCTGAGACAGAAAAGAAGTTTGTTCTTTTGGTTGTTTTAACAAATGAAGAACCAAACGAAGTGCTGTACGTTTACCTATACCAGGCAATTGAGACATTTCGTTAACTGCTTTTTCAATTAATTTTGATGAAAATTCCATGACGACAAAAGTAATACTTTTAATGGTTTAGCCCGCATGATGGCAATTAAATTCAATGTTTATTACCATTCCTGATTTATTCTTAAAAACAGAATTACAAACTGTCAATTATATAAATTTTGCTAAGTTTTTCTGTTTTTAATATTGACTCGTAGCCAGTAAAACTAAAGTACAAGCAACTTCAACCTGAATATCGTTTAATTCTAGTAACTGATACAACTCTGGATTTTCTGTACCTGGATTAAAAATTACTCTTTTAGGTTGCGCTTCAATGATATAATTATAATAATCTCTTTGGCGAGCAGGATTAAGATATAAAGTAATTGTATCAATATTTTTAACTGGAATTGCTTTAGTCTGAATTTTTACTCCAGCAACCTCTCCCGCTTTTTGACCTATAGCCAAAACTGAATGTCCTTTTCCAACCAACATATTTACAGCTCTATAAGAATAACGCTCTGGATTTGTAGATGCTCCTATAACTAATGTTTTTTTACTTTTCATTTTTTTTATTTAGACTGCAAAAGTAATCAAAAAGTACCATTTTACGCTATGTGTTTGATTCATAATCTGTAACATTCAAAACATTATCCTAACATTATTTCACTTAAAAACATCAAAAATTAACTACTTTTACTTCACTAACCCAAATTTATATGGAATTATTTATTTACTTATTTGCTGCTTTATTTTCTGTACTAAACCCAATTGGAACCGTCCCTATTTTCGTCGGATTAACGCAACACGATTCTCAAAAAGAAAGATCTAGAATTTCTCTCTGGACAGCCATTAATGTTTTTATCATTTTATTGGTGTCTTATTTTATTGGACAATATGTATTAACTTTTTTCGGAATTAGCATTGACGCTTTGAGAATTGCCGGCGGAATTGTAATTGTAAATTCTGGGTTTTCTTTACTTTCTGGGAAATTCAATAAAAAACGCGGAATCAATAAAAAAATTGAAAATGAAGCACAACAACGAAACGACATTGCCCTTACACCACTTGCAATTCCGATGCTTGCCGGCCCTGGATCAATGTCTCTTTTAATTGCTTTTTATCAGGAACATCACGAGTTAAACGAAATCATAATTTCTTCATTAGCAATTCTTGCAATTGCTGTTGCCATTTTTGCTATTCTAAAAAGCGCTCATTATTTAGCTAGAATTTTAGGTGCTTCAGGAATTGTTGCTATCTCTAGAATTGTTGGTTTTATAGTTATTTCTATCGGAATTCAATATATCGTAAGTGCGCTTGTAAATATTATCAAAGGAAATTTTTAACTAGAAGAATATTAAAAAACAAAAGGGATAAAATCTTAATATGATTTTATCCCTTTTGTTTTTATTAAATCTTTTATTTTAACTTCTTGGCAAGAAAACTTCGGCCATCATACATCTCGCGCTTCCCCCTCCGCAAGCTTCAATTGTATCTAAACTAGAACTTAAAATTTCAGCATGATTTTCTAATTGAGCTATTTGTTTTGGAGTTAAACTTTGATGAGCAGAAGCACTCATTACAATATATCGTTTATCATCTTCACCTCTAACCTCAAGCATATTTCCTGCAAAATTATTTACTTGAGCTTCTGTAATTAAGATAATTTCTTTTCCGTCTTGTTTAAGATTATCCAGAACCATTTTGCGTTCTTTCTTATCATCAATAGAATCTGCACAAATAACCGCAAAAGTTTCACCCAGACACATCATCACATTCGTATGATAAATCAGTTTTCTTTCTCCATCAACAGTTTGAAATGCTTCAAAAATAACTGGTGCATAATCAAAATCTTCGCAGAATTCTATAAACAATTCTTCATCTGCTCTTGGTGATAAAGCACAATATGCTTTTCCATTTGCACGATCCAATAATAAGCTACCTGTTCCTTCCAAGAAAATACCATCTTCTTCAGCCGAAGTATAATCCATTATATTGGTAATTTCAAATCCTTTTTCTTCCAAAGTATCCAAAATATCTTCGCGACGTTCTTGACGGCGATTTTCGGCAAACATTGGATATAAAGCGACATCTCCATTTTCATGAAATGAAACCCAATTGTTTGGAAAAATACTATCTGGAGTATCAGTTTCCAAATTATCATCCACAACCGTAACATCTACACCAACTACTCTCAATTTTTCTACAAAAGTGTCAAATTCCTGTTGCGCTTTAGCATTAACCGTACTTGGCAAAAGTCCGTCTAATACTTTTTGATAATAATTATTTACAGCCGTCTGTTCATTCATTCGAAATGCAACTGGACGAATCATTACGATAGCATTAGTAGTTTGTTTCATTTTTTATATTTTTTTTCAAGTTTCAGGTTTCAAAATTCAGGCTTCACGTCTTCTAAAACTTGAAATCTGAAAATTGAAATTCAAAAACTTTTTTTTTAATCTCTAATTAATGGTAAAGTTGAACATCTCAACAATCCTTCTTGTTTTGCAATTTCAGCGTATGGAATCTCTTCTACAGTAAAACCATTTTCGCGAAGCCAGTTATTCAAACGAGTAAAATTTTTCTCCGAAACAACAACATTTTCATCAATTGAAAACACATTTGAAAACATATTATACATTTCATTTCTTTCGATATGAAATAGATTTTCTTTTCCAAAAAGTTTCACTAAATAACGATAATCTGCTTCTTCTCTAAAACCTCTTTTATAGATAATTCCTTTATCTTTTCCAACAGGCTGAAAACAACAATCTAAGTGCAAAGCATTATCACGAGCTTCCAGTTTAGATTTAACCAAATCAAATTCTTTAACGATTTTGTTCGGAAATAATTCTTTTATATAATTAACGCCATGCATATTGGTTCTTGCAGTGATATAATCTTTATAGTCACTTCCTTTATATGTACCAATAAAAATATGATCATTCCAAAGCATAACATCTCCTCCTTCAATATGAACTTCTTCAGGAGGACGAACCACTTTTTTAGGATCAATTTTATCGATCACGTATTGAATAGCATCTAATTCACGTTCTCTATCTGGAAGAATGTTAGATTTCACAAAAACATCATCAATTACAAAACCAATATCTCTTGCAAAAATCTGATTG encodes the following:
- the recR gene encoding recombination mediator RecR, whose amino-acid sequence is MEFSSKLIEKAVNEMSQLPGIGKRTALRLVLHLLKQPKEQTSFLSQALINMREDIKFCENCHNISDTKICEICANIARNHETICIVEDVRDVMAIENTGQYKGIYHVLGGKISPIEGVGPNQLNISSLVDKVKSGKVVEIIFALSSTMEGDTTNFYIYKQIADSEIIISTIARGISVGDELEYADEVTLGRSILHRVPFEKTFKNN
- a CDS encoding CoA-binding protein; its protein translation is MKSKKTLVIGASTNPERYSYRAVNMLVGKGHSVLAIGQKAGEVAGVKIQTKAIPVKNIDTITLYLNPARQRDYYNYIIEAQPKRVIFNPGTENPELYQLLELNDIQVEVACTLVLLATSQY
- a CDS encoding MarC family NAAT transporter, with translation MELFIYLFAALFSVLNPIGTVPIFVGLTQHDSQKERSRISLWTAINVFIILLVSYFIGQYVLTFFGISIDALRIAGGIVIVNSGFSLLSGKFNKKRGINKKIENEAQQRNDIALTPLAIPMLAGPGSMSLLIAFYQEHHELNEIIISSLAILAIAVAIFAILKSAHYLARILGASGIVAISRIVGFIVISIGIQYIVSALVNIIKGNF
- the ctlX gene encoding citrulline utilization hydrolase CtlX; its protein translation is MKQTTNAIVMIRPVAFRMNEQTAVNNYYQKVLDGLLPSTVNAKAQQEFDTFVEKLRVVGVDVTVVDDNLETDTPDSIFPNNWVSFHENGDVALYPMFAENRRQERREDILDTLEEKGFEITNIMDYTSAEEDGIFLEGTGSLLLDRANGKAYCALSPRADEELFIEFCEDFDYAPVIFEAFQTVDGERKLIYHTNVMMCLGETFAVICADSIDDKKERKMVLDNLKQDGKEIILITEAQVNNFAGNMLEVRGEDDKRYIVMSASAHQSLTPKQIAQLENHAEILSSSLDTIEACGGGSARCMMAEVFLPRS
- a CDS encoding dimethylarginine dimethylaminohydrolase family protein; translation: MLQLNVKNETSRLRAVVLGSAVHNGPTPTLEEAYDPKSLEHIKAGTYPLEKDMVPEMDAFNAVFQKYNVTVYRPEMIENYNQIFARDIGFVIDDVFVKSNILPDRERELDAIQYVIDKIDPKKVVRPPEEVHIEGGDVMLWNDHIFIGTYKGSDYKDYITARTNMHGVNYIKELFPNKIVKEFDLVKSKLEARDNALHLDCCFQPVGKDKGIIYKRGFREEADYRYLVKLFGKENLFHIERNEMYNMFSNVFSIDENVVVSEKNFTRLNNWLRENGFTVEEIPYAEIAKQEGLLRCSTLPLIRD